A genome region from Paradevosia shaoguanensis includes the following:
- the ndk gene encoding nucleoside-diphosphate kinase, which yields MALERTLSIIKPDATRRNLTGKIVAKFEDAGLRVVASKRIHLSPAQAGAFYAVHKERPFYGELVAQMSAEPVVVQVLEGEGAILKNREVMGATNPANAAEGTIRKEFALSIGENSVHGSDAPETAAQEIKFFFSDLEIVG from the coding sequence ATGGCTCTCGAGCGCACCCTTTCGATCATCAAGCCCGACGCGACCCGCCGTAACCTCACTGGCAAGATCGTCGCCAAGTTCGAGGACGCCGGCCTGCGCGTCGTCGCTTCCAAGCGCATCCACCTCTCTCCCGCTCAGGCCGGCGCTTTCTACGCCGTCCACAAGGAGCGCCCGTTCTACGGTGAACTCGTCGCCCAGATGAGCGCCGAGCCGGTGGTCGTGCAGGTCCTGGAAGGCGAAGGCGCCATCCTCAAGAACCGCGAAGTCATGGGCGCTACCAACCCGGCCAACGCTGCCGAGGGCACCATCCGCAAGGAATTCGCTCTCTCGATCGGCGAAAACTCGGTTCACGGTTCGGATGCTCCCGAGACCGCTGCCCAGGAAATCAAGTTCTTCTTCTCCGATCTCGAGATCGTCGGCTAA